The genomic interval gataaacaatgaATAAGAGTGTTGAAAGTTACATAATTTCTGACACCTCATTACCTTTTGTTTCCAAATAAGAAACTTTGTCAACAATCTGGGATTCAAACTTTTCAAGATGATCAAATGCTGCCTGAAGTCGTCCGCTTTCAACCAATAACATGTTCTCATATAGCAGCAGTTCACTTTTTTCATACCGCATGGTCTCCTATCAAGCAGAATTacacaacattaattaagttaataatgTTTTGCAATTTTGATTGTTTGGCAGTCCATCAATCTATCCACCCACATATTCTACGTTTATATCAGCAACTTGCTGTATCATCATACATATGCTCCACTACTAGTATAAATCAACATTTGTCATTCTCCATCCATTGTAGTTCTAAATTGTTAATATCGAATCTCTTAAAACCTATATAACCATTCATCTATCCATcctctgtccatctatctgtttgtctatctgtctgtctatttgtatgtctatctgtttgtttgtctgtctgcatgtttgtaaATATCTCTGTTCTGCTTTCATCCATACACACCTACTGTACTAATTGTAACTCACGCAAACCTGTTCATAACTTGATTATTGTGTATTGTGATTTACAAATTGCaacaaaagtaaacaaatctgtctgtggcgtctgtctgtctgactacCACTTGACCAGCATAAGAACCACTCTGTGGCTGCTCACAATAcacaaaactaaaaattttttAGTTTCGTTCCCGGACTCTCTCGTGACCTCGCTCATATCcggttcctgtatgacactcGCAAGAATCAACTATGTCTATATCGTTCTTACCATTTGGGACTCTCGAAACTGCTCTGTGATTGAAAGTGCCATGCTGTACTCCTTGAGCAGGTGGTAGGACATTGCATAGCCAATCCAAGACTGTCGCTGAGCTGGCCTCTGTTGAAGAAGTTGATAACGAgtttcctacaaaggaaaaaAAAggaataaataaatgaacaaaatgAAGTAAACAAACTGTACGCAGCATATAGAAACACATGCAACACGTAGAGACTACAACAGTaaaaaaacagacagcaacacagacacaagaatataaaaacaataacagacagacaaggcaatggacaagtggacagacacatcaATGGGTAAATCAGCATCTACCAGCTACCAGCGGGAATTTTAAGCCTAAAAGTTTCAGAAGCTGATACAAGGCATTGCTGGCATGAAAATAAATCAAaaagaggcagacagacaggcaaaaaaCAACCTATTTTGAACTGTAGGTCTTACCCTATATCCCTCTAGGTCACGCATCTGCACTTGAAGAAGTGACAAGTCCCTCATAATTTGGATGTTCTCCTGATGAACAACAATGATAAAACAAGCTCCACACATACAGAATACGAAGTCCTTCATACTGGCTCCAATTTTAGAGCATTCCTATAACACTTGATTGCCTCATCAAATTTCTTCTCTGAACGTTGAAGCAGTCCATAGACGTGCCAACCTGTAGGTCACTGAGTTAAGGACAAATGTTAAATGTCCATCTGATGATGATTATGACAAGAATGACTATGTTGACATATGGGTAAGTAAAGagttaaacaaacacaagaaacCAGCCAAAACAACCAAACATTGACCTAGACAAAAGTGCACTAAAAGTACTTGCAAAGGAGGCTTACCTAAACATCTATCATTGCCCACATAATAGACCTTCTTGTGTGCAAATAGTATGTGTAAGCATTCAGGTTTGATTGTAGTCAAATATTTTAGTTACATGGTGACTGACAGTCACACTAGACGAATATGTACTGAATGTTTGTGCTGATGTACAAACtttcaaaacagacaaacaagcagatacaAAGAAAGACCAGCATACGGACAGCTAGatggacaaagagacaaacagagagacaaaaaacaaaatagcaaagagacaaacatcTACAGTACAAGCAAGCCTAAACAATATCATTTATATTTACTATGTGATAACAATACAGAACACACACCAAAATGAGTCTATTTTCATCCACAATTTTAATGTAAAAACAAGTTAGTAACACATAGACACTAATAGCCTTCAGACTTATACGCTACTGTAGAAAAGATACAAACATGACTCTTGATGTCACTCTTCAGTCCCCGTCTCACATGATCAAAACCCTCCTCTCTCTTTCCCATTGCATTCAGCATCAGACCCTTCATCGCTAACGTTTCTATAAAGTAAATACTATATCACATTTTTTGTCCTTAAATTGACACCAGAAATCACAAGTCCTAGACACAGTACTGAATGTTAATATGCTAATAGACTTGGAAAGAAGAAAGGCTATTAACTTTCAACAAGTACATAAAACACCTCCTGATTCAACTTGAGTACTTCATAGCCATTGAACACTCACTTATAACCTAACTGATAAGCAATGAAATTTGCTCCCACCCTATTATCTACTCATACCCTCCACTTTCAGAAAAGGTTCGAACAAGCCCACCTTTCATTTGCATGGTAGTTTATCATTAGACTCTTCACTCGATAGTGATATAAGTGTGCAAGTAAAGTCACTGACATCCCACCCTTATAGAATTTACAAACATTCTATAGGGTAAAGTCCAAACAACtgcatacttaattaaattgctaaATGTAGGAGTTCAATTACTACTTTGCATACATTAAGAATAAAACCATGTGTAGTTGTGAGACTATCTACAGTAACACCTCTGCAATAAATACATATTGGATCATAGTTCATAGAGCAATGATTAAAAGCAAGAATGCGAGTGGGACATGAGATATACAATAAAAGGCAGCCAAACTTTCCATCATGTTAGTACAGTATAATGTAGTTTCAATCCCTATTACtgcataaaataaaatattactGGGAATTTTACCATTTGTGTTTTCCTTGAAAAAAAGTACATCGACAGAGTTTATTCTAGAAATTTATTATCCTAGACTATAAGCCATCAGAAACAGGACTTTGCAAAAGTTTGACGattaggccagaccaactaaatttcttgatgctcagaTTCGCTTTGAGCTtgaccaaaataaaaataaaattgatgtgtgcatgcgcaatgaTATTATGCTTCCTGACTATGTATCAATCAATACTTTGCAGGtgttaacagtgcatgtggtcCAGCCACTGTTTCCGCATTCAGCTTGGTACCAGTGTCTCTTGAAGGTGTCCAGTTTAGTTACCTCAAGTTTGTATATacagtgcaatgaaaactgctCATGCtgaaaatgtcacatgatcattactATATTTTACTCCGGTCAATCAATCCAAGTTTCATGTCCAACTATCCGAGCATCAAAAattttagttggtctggcctcaCAAATATTTTAGCAGCATTTAATATAAAACTTCCTgaaacaaaacagcaatacaTCCTGTTTATTCTGCTGTTACCTGTGCAACAACCCCTAATCAAGTGCCGAATAAATATGACATGTCACAGCATGTCTGCTGAACACAAAAGTCTTGTTCTTAAATTCAAACGCCAGtaaaaaatttcaaatttacgTAGGCGTGTCCTACCGCCGTAATCATAACAAACTAATAGGTTACTCCCTACAGAGAGCTACCGGCAGTGGAGCGACAACACAGTTTCCATCTCTTCCTCACTGTCTGCACGTTCAACGTCAACACCACTCACCTCCATGTTCCGACTGTTTTGGATTCGACAAAATCTGCTTGGCAAACTTGAGCCCATTCTTGTACTGCTTCTGCTCGTAGCATTTCTAAAACGCAAACGACACTGTAACTTTCACGTCGCAAACCACGTGGTACTGCAGCTCATTGCCCACAGAAGACCGGCTGTATTTGGTGCTCACCAGAACGCGCTTGAACAGCGTCTGCTCTTTCGGGGGCAGCGGTTGCGATTTGGACATGGCTTGTCTGACAAATTGTGaaaacagacacgcagacCGTATCgtcgcgcatgcgcaaacgtTGACatgtaattaaaatattagCGTGTAGGTTCTTGTGCTGGTTAGGGGTCAGCGTGTGAGTTCTAGTAGTGGTGTCAATCGATGGACCATGAACGGGTAGAATTTTTTACTGTGTATAGCCTAGTCATTGTGTTGGATTTGAACGTGTTTCACTTGTAGAACAATGCGGGTGATGCTGCGCGGGCTGTTACTTCTTATGCTCTTGACGACGATGCTCTAGAACGGTACGTTAGACTTTTTGTCGTGTTTACATGCTAAACGCTCAAGCGCATCTTGAAGATTTAATGCTGACCACACCTACGCCTGTGCTAGCGCGAGCGAAGTGAGGCTACAGACAATGTTGTTCGCAGTTATTAATCAAGTTAAATTGTATATAAACGTTACTTTActagtttgtgttgtgcatgatTCAATAAAATTTTGTTGGTGTGGTGACGattaaattattttgtgtgtatttcttgttgttttgtggttTTGAGATGGTCTTTTATCCATAGAGAAATAGGCTTGAAACATCGAACTCATGGTATGTCTACCATGTAATCCAATGTTTGCTGTTCTTTCTAAAACAAAGCACACTATGAATTGAGCAGGTGGACAGAAAGATCACTAGTTTGTTAGAGAAGCCTTACAATATTGTGCATAATTCGTTTTCTTCTTGTCATAGTTAGTTGCCAATTTCAATCTTGGTTATGTACAGCTATGCTCTAATTAAATAATCCTAATTGCAAATTTTCTCACACACTCTAATTGTACTGTGGAAGTAAGACTTGCCATAACAACATATTGGGTGCATTATTACTTTGTACTGTCAGAATTGCAAGTAATTAGGGTCTCCTCAAAATGATTTGGTAGGTCGAATGTCAGTGATGGGTCAAACCACTCCCACGCTTAATTATCATTGCACAGTTTGGTCAGTGTAAAAATTGAAAGGGCATTCTGAGACAACAGAAATCGTTAACATGGACAGCTGATATAACACAACATGCAGTATGTGGCCTAGGCAGAAGTTTACATGACATAGACTAATGATCTACAGTATGGGGATAACAAGATGGCAATTACTTTATTTCTAAATTTAGCCAAGTAGTTTCAGCCACGACGTCACTAATTTTTCTTCCCAAGACAAATTCATGGATCTACCACTGAATGTGCACTTATCACACTTTTCTCATCTGTAGGCATGCGTATCTAGGAGCacattgtattgtagttgGTTTGAGTGCATCAGAAATGCACTCTGCATTTTCCGTCATGCTATTGTTTTGGTTTGTCGATTAACTTCCACTTATCTTCTAATGTTTGTAATTGTAGCTTTATTCTATTGCTACAAAAGCCATACATACATTAGTTAGTTGTAATATTCATGAGGTCTGAGTGTATTACCTCATGCATGCCACATGCTGTTACAGCGGTACGATCAATTATTACTTGTAAACACGCTTACTTGTCTACTTGTAAACAGGCTTACTTGTCCTACATCTTGTAAGCCACCATTCTCTTAATGCTAGTTTCTGTTGGAGTAATGGTGGCTTGTTTTGTAGCAAACGGCAAGATGAATTTTTTATGAAACACAAAGGCCATGAGCAGATGCATGCAGAGATGATGATTGtcttgatgatgttgatggtCATCGTACAAATAGTTTTGTTTCAGTGGAAAAGGAGACGGCCAAGATCATATCAtgtatgttttgtgtattgATATTGTCATTTAATTGTATCATTTCTACtcacccatgcatgcacaatcAACGTTGTTACTGTCTAGTGCTGCTTGATGCTTGCTATCACGAGATGCTCTTGTGCCAGCACTTGCACTGGCAGTCCCTGCAGCACTATCTTATTTTACTCTGTGATGGTGATGTTGCGCTTTGTGTTCAGGCTGTAACTCTGCTAGGTTTATGGCTTATTCCAATTTATTTTGCACTTCGTTTATTCTGGTTTCGGATGTTGGCTATATGGACATTATTTTCGTTAATAACTGGCTATATTATATTCAAAGCTACTTCCAAATCTATGGAAGGTACTACTCCAAGGTACTCAAAGAACtgcaagaaaacagacagatggacagacaaacagacagacggatggacaaacagacagacagcatatactaccattgacagacagacagacaaacggacagacagatgtatagacagatggatggacagagagacagacagacagacaaacggatacacagacagacagaaagacggatggatggacagacagacagatgaatggacaaagagacaagcagacagtcACAGACCCACAGACAATTAGGTggacaaacagccaaataCATGACTAAAATAGTAAATAGACTAACAGAGACGCTGACACACGCATTTCAACTGTACAGACCACCCTGTGAGTATGCAGGGAGGCCCTGCTAACCTGAAAACTaacaatgaacagacagactgatttaCGATTAATTGCATTGAATATATTCACTGAAGGACAACAGGCATTGACGTCACACTTATGCTTTTAGGCTCGTCTACCGTTGGTTTCTATTGGTCTATAAACTATGCTATGCTGTAGCACTACTTGGTTACATGCTGACTGTGGTCATATTTCTTGGTGGTAAAAATCTCGCAGAGGCCATCCCGTCTTCTGTCATTGAAGCTTCGATCACGTCAATTTTCTATGGACTCTATTTTGGTGTACTGAGCAGAGATGTATCAGAACTATGCACGGAGTACGTCGCAGCAAAGATTGGTGTAAGCAACGTCCCACTGAACTTGTACATTTTGGTATCACatcagtttgatatcaataaacttGTAATTTATACATAATTATAGTCagatgtcagttatccgaacACTTTGGGATCTGACCCTgttcataactctgaatatTTTAGGTAACTGATGTTAACTCTACTGGCATGCAAACAGGTGTCTCTGGGTCATATGTCCTGAACAAAAAAATTGCATGAACACCCAAACTCAACTGCACTCTGTAA from Corticium candelabrum chromosome 14, ooCorCand1.1, whole genome shotgun sequence carries:
- the LOC134189452 gene encoding E3 ubiquitin ligase RNF121-like — protein: MDHERNNAGDAARAVTSYALDDDALERKRQDEFFMKHKGHEQMHAEMMIVLMMLMVIVQIVLFQWKRRRPRSYHAVTLLGLWLIPIYFALRLFWFRMLAIWTLFSLITGYIIFKATSKSMEGTTPRLVYRWFLLVYKLCYAVALLGYMLTVVIFLGGKNLAEAIPSSVIEASITSIFYGLYFGVLSRDVSELCTEYVAAKIGYFTKTGMPLKNLSSDVCAVCGQAIDLNDNDQTEKLYRLPCKHVFHEFCIRGWCIVGKKQTCPYCKEKVDLKRIFSNPWDRTHVQYANLLDFLRYFIVWLPVIIVTARAVNYVLGLE